Genomic window (Rosa chinensis cultivar Old Blush chromosome 6, RchiOBHm-V2, whole genome shotgun sequence):
AGAAGCTCTGAAACTGGTACACAAACTCATCCACCATGTCCCACAGCCACTGATTCGGCAGCTGCATATTGACCACGCCGTGCAGAACCACCTGAAAAAGGCTACAGTAATTGTCCCAGGAGTCGATTCTCTGCTTCAGCGTCGGCTGGAGCCTGGCGTAGAGGTGGCGGAACCACATCTCACGGTACAGGAGGCAGAACACGTGGTCGTTGTCGACGTGGTGCGCGACGGCGTCGACGGAGGGCCACGGCGTGTCCTTGAAGAGGCGCTCCGATATGCCCTGGAAGGAAGTCTCGTACATCTGGTGGATCTCGTACACGTTCTTCTCGCGGATGTGGCGGTACAGATGGACGACGAAGGATTTGACGGAGTCAGGGACGTGGTTCGGGTCGTACCCGGGCTCCTGCGACGGCGCGTCGGAGGAGGCTGGGCGGTGAGTCGCCGAGGGCTCGTCGTAGTCGTAGGCCGCCATGGTTGGTTCGCAGCTTGGGAATTCGAGCTAGAAACAAGGTTGGAAAAAGGCAGGATGGGACACTCGGTCACGGCAGAAACGGTGAGAGAGTGAGCACAAGGATATTAGGGTTTTACACTTCTACCGGGTCACCAACGGATCTCATACGATTTGGGCTTCGGATTTAAGGCCCACTTGTgttgtctgttttttttttttaagaaactaCTGCAACAACCAAATACAGAAACCACCTAAGCGTTAAAACAAAATGACTTTATCGACACTTGACAATGCTTCAGGAATATGATGCCCAAGATTAGCTAtgacaacagaaacaaaattaGATTCTTGAAAatcatgtttgtttgtttaggtCTTAGAAAGTGAGGTTAAATTCTACCAGTTTCAGTAGAAAGTGACGGTAATGTTTATTAATATCCAGTAAGAACTTCATCACATGTTCTGCATGTGATAATAAAAGTTAATTTTACTGTCTATCAGTTACAATTGGGTTTGGAAGAAGTAGAAAGAAATAATTGAACagatttaaattaaaaaaggaaCTGTAGTTCATCACATGAATTATACGATCTATAACTCTGGTTGCTTTACCAGGCTAAATCTCAATCCACAGTATAATCCCCATAACTCAAGAAACAAAACTTGCCCCATCAACTTTGAGTACAAGTGTTCGAATCTAGAAAACCTGAGCAAGAGACTTGCAACAAACGGCTTGGTTTTCACTTTCAGACACTGGTTTGATATTCACAGGCTATTCAAGATTGTCAACGCGCGCATGTGTAACCGGACAGATTACAAAATGGACATCATCCTCACTCTAGCATTCACCCATGTTACATCATCAGTTGAACCATTCTAAAGTTGACAGATTTGATGAGCCAAAGTCGAATTTTTACTACTCTATCCTCTTCTGCAAGTGTGGAAAATTTTGCCAGGAAGCTGTTTGGTTCCAAAGGCCTCGTTTAAACGTCAAACCGTTCACCTGTTAAGAGTTGGTGGGGTTGCAGGTGAAAGTTCCTAATAACTCTCaggttcatcttcttcatcagaagaTAGGAGTGATGACCCCATCCATGTTTTAAACCCTTCTTCAACCCGCCTTTCCATGTCTGGTGTCACTTCCACGGGATTCTCCAACATTTCAAGCCCCAAGTTTCGGCCACCAAATTCCCCTTCATCAAGGATTACAGCTGCTCTCCTTCTCAGGAAGAAGGCAGTCCCTCCGTACAGAAAAACGAGCCCCCAAGTGCCAATCTCATAGCACCAAAATAGAGGCACAGAGCAGTAGCTTCCCCCTAATGTGAGGAGGCTCGTACCAAGAAACAAGGCAAGAAGACCAAATATGATAGCAAAGACAGCATTCAGAATTGATAGACATCGTACCCCACCTGCAGATTATAATATGAGAGTTCAAACATCACTTATTAGTTTCTCATGCAAAAACAAGCCTTTATAGCCGAAATGCCatgataaaaacaaaatgacagaccatttattttcttgttttactcTGCTGAAAGATAAGACTTTGAAAGTTAATTAATTTTCTTGGGAAACACCAAAACACAAGTTTTAAACAGCCATATGCAATAGAATAGTAACATTACTTTCCAAcaatcaaaaataaaacttaGTTGCAGAGGCAACATCACTAAAACACTAAAAGCCAAGAGGATGAACTAATTTTGtaatctggaaaaaaaaaaaaaaaaattgataaaaagaAATGACTATTAGGGCCACAAGAAACTGCAACTGTATTTCCAATCTGTATGCTTATGCAAGGAGCCCAATAAGGATATGGGAAATCTTAAGAAAGCAATACAAGCAATTACTTGGAGCTATCTTCAATAAACAAAGAAAGTGTTGTCCCGCCTACCAAATTAACTGTAAGAATCCTTAAATCACTTTCTCTACCCCTGAGTAATTTGCAACTAAATGAAGTATCCGCAAACTGTGGCACACTAAATTCTCTATACAGACAAACTATCCAGCATGAAAGAAGAAACAAGTATTACAAGCTGAAAATCATTTCACTGAGAGAGAGGTATTACCTCTTTTTGAAGCACAGTAGTTATTTTCAACTACCATTAAGCATCCATTCCTTGTTGGGGCAGAATAAGCGACAGTGATTCCTGCAACCATATTGAAACTATGAGAACGTGAAATCCATTTAGCATATCCAGAACAAACATTACCCTGGAAATTATTAGATACAGTCCATCTAGACAACATCCAGGAAACCAATGTCCCTTTCACAACAGTATAAATAGCACGAATATCCCAAAATATCTAGATTCAAGATTTCAACTAGAACCTCAAGTTCTAGAACCATATAAAGCCTCATTTTGCTGAGTTTTCATATAAAATCAATCAAGTGGCTATGGGGTTGATGCATTTTCCTTCATTGCTTAAGAGAACTTTCTACTTGTGatacagaaaaccaaaactccacATGTACTAACATTTAGCATATCATACATCCTTAGTAGTTGCtataatttcaaggaaaagaATGTACATTAGTTCATGCCAGTTATACACAAATTTTGCAGGACTCTTCTCATTTATGTAGAAACTTGATAGTGGAAATGATAACCCTGTGAACGCTTTGGCTTACTGGTTACTAGTCACGTCTCAAATACCGAACAGTCTAAGAATAAAGAAGGGATTTAGAACTTACATTGGTCAGCATAAAATCTAAACCCCTttcaagtttctggatggtgaCAAAACCGAATATCACAGGGTTACTTTTCCATTAGAGAAACTTATTTTCTGCATTAGTCTACTCTGACCTACCTAAATTCCAGGCAGATGCAACCCTCTGTTGAAGATCACTGTGCTTTTCCTGGAAATATGGGGGTTACTACACAGCACCTACTACCCTGTGAGCATGTTAAGTCCTTCAATCATAACCATCTAGCATCCTCTACACAGCTATCAAGTTGGTATAAGAAAAGATCTATTCACCGTGCCAAAACTATAATTGATAATTCAGAGATAGACATCCTATGCGAAAAATAAATGCCGCGATTTCGAAATCCTCTTGTGAACCATCAACATAATTTCTTGATGTACTCATTGCTAAAAGTTACCAAGTTTCCACTTCCCTACAATCCAGTCaatgaaaaacacaaaaaaagaaaatctaattCGCTATCTGTCACATTCTTTAGCATCCAAATAACAACTTGACAGTGAAATGTGAAATCAAATCTAACTAGAGCTTAAAAGTTTCTTACCCGCAACAAGATACACCACCGTGGCCAAGAAAACGATCATGGAGGGAATGAACACCACCATCCAATAGTAATCCACAGTCTCCTGGTCTGTCAGATAAAACGCACCATTAAACGAATCGGAATCGGAATCGGAATCGCCGCCTCTGACATTCATCGGCAGCGAATTAAGCCTTCGGTCACCGCAGAACGGCCGCCGGTTCGCGTCGGCCGGAAACACAATGTTCAAGCTGATAATCGCGCAGACGAGGATTGAAAGGCAGATGAAAGCCACGGACGCCATCAACACAGGCCTCTGGAGCTTCCCCCACGCTCTGTCTTCTTCCCGGAGGCTCTCGTACTCGCGCTTGGGCATGAACGCCTGGCGAAGCGCGTCGCCGATTATCTCCATCTGAACTCAGTCGCCGTTCAACAAAACCCTAAAGCGCCGAATTGGTCAGATTCTAGTTTGAGCGAGCGAAACCCTAGGCTTTTTCGATTTGGCCCCCAAATCTGGGGCGAGTGATCCGAGCTGAAATTAGAAAATGTGTAAACCCTAACAaatgtgtgagagagagagagagagagagagagagagtgaggcggTGATGTGGGTTTGGGATAAAGATCAGCGCCAGTTTTTACGCATGGTTCCCGAGTCAGATTTGGCGGGGTTGGCTGTGCGGTGGCGCGTACACTTCTACCAACTGCATGATTCGTTGAAATGTCGGAATGAATTGGGAGGTCCTACACGACGTTAAATAATTATTGGGAACCACCTAATGCTTAACGGAGTCACACTtctactttcttttttttttttgagaatgtctTCTACTTCTTCTTTTGGATGTAATCTTCTAGTTCTTTTTTGTCACCAAGTATATGTACTTTTTAATAATTCTTATGTCCAAGTGGAATTTCAAAATAATTCGAAGACATTTCATTATCATAAGGCATGCAAGCTAATATTACCCTGGATCCAACGAATCCATATCTAGATGGATAAAAGAACTCCATCTTAATCAAGTGTGTTACTTCACAACTTTCTTACatttttttatatagaggacTAGCTTGGCTATAGTCCGTGCAGCTTTCTTCTTTATGCTTTAATACGTATGCTTTATTAAGCCTACACGCCG
Coding sequences:
- the LOC112168989 gene encoding uncharacterized protein LOC112168989, translating into MEIIGDALRQAFMPKREYESLREEDRAWGKLQRPVLMASVAFICLSILVCAIISLNIVFPADANRRPFCGDRRLNSLPMNVRGGDSDSDSDSFNGAFYLTDQETVDYYWMVVFIPSMIVFLATVVYLVAGITVAYSAPTRNGCLMVVENNYCASKRGGVRCLSILNAVFAIIFGLLALFLGTSLLTLGGSYCSVPLFWCYEIGTWGLVFLYGGTAFFLRRRAAVILDEGEFGGRNLGLEMLENPVEVTPDMERRVEEGFKTWMGSSLLSSDEEDEPESY